The genomic stretch GTAGTGAACACATCAAAATCAGGGCTTGATCATCATCATctactttaatatcaatatttttcagatccaaaataattctattaaagtcATCAAGATGATCACAAAGAGGCATACCTTCTTTCATCTTGAGGATATATAACCGTTGCTTCAAATACAATCGATTAGTGGGGGATTTCGTCATGTACAAGCTCTCCAGCTTCTTCCAAAGTCCAGCGGCTGTTTCTTCATCGGCAACTTCTCTTAAAACTCCATCTGAAAGAGACAACATAATTGCACTGtgggctttttcttcaagttccttTGTTTCCTccgttgatgatgttgatggcacCTCGCCATCCAAAATCTTTGCCAAGCCTTGTTGTCGTAATAAAGCTCGCATCTTGATGCGCCAAAGGCTAAAACTATTCTGACCATCAAACttctctacttcaaattttgccgTAGCCATCCCGCAAAATAAATACCCGAGCTCTGATACCtgtttgttgtgacaaatgcaaattccaagatcaccaaagaagttGAAAAGtgtagaatagaaaaataacacaaccacacaagacacaaagatttaagtggttcggcttaacaagcctacatccactcaCGGAGACGATCCagaagaaattcactaacaaagagtggagtacaaagagtagtacaaacaaaaccactcaaacccaaaagccccaatacaccccaatctcactcaaaagagaattagatacaaaagagaaaaatattctctaaaattctctaagcttttcagcactcaaaatgaagaaaaatggagtatctctttttctctacagcacaagcctctctctctcgacagctttgcttttcttctttctctctttttccttgcAAAAGTTGATGCCTCTCCCCTCTTgatgaccgaatggcttcaataataaaacaagaaGCCCTTtcacaaagcttctagaagaagctcaatgAATGGAGAAGTAAAATGGACGTGTGTGAGAGAAACACAAGTCAAAAGGTATGGGATGCCATAATGCTTTGGGGCCCACGGTAAGGTTGATGAATAAATTCAAGTCACATAATCTGACAGTTACTATAAGAGTGGGGGGGAGGCATggtaatttcttttcttccaaaacctataaaacaaagaaaatacaaaaataaaataaaatagcacaaactaacaaaattaacaaattaacaaatataagataagggctaaaatattACTATTTTGGTACGTATCACCTCCCTCCTCAGTTACCATGCCAGTGGGGGGAGGGGCATGGCAACTGAATGGATATAGTCCCTCCAATTCAGTCGATAAATTTCATGCTTGAAgatctatttcaaaaaaaaaaaaaaaaatgttcagaaCATAAAAACTACACATGCACGCGCATACAaatagagtgagagagacaaaCCAGAAATAACGAACAGTTAATTCTTCGATGATAGCTAGACTGTGGCCAGAGTCTCGGTAAATATCTGCTGTATATTCCAAACACTCTATGCCCGGAAACTCAACCAATTTCGGACACTTCTCAAAGCAAAGAACTTCTGAACTTTGCAGGTGCGACAGATTTGGGAGTGTTTCTAATGATGTGCAGTCACTTGTATCCAAATACATTAAACTTGCGGGGAGTTCTGAAATTGATTGAAGACTCGTGCACTGCTTCAACGACAATTTAGTTAATTTAGGAAGGCGGCCGATGCCATGAGGTAgattaaggaaattattttttcctatatcCAAGTTCTCGAGTGAAGACAAACACCCATGATCAATTGGAAACCCATCTTCAGACAGATTACAATCGTAGAGATTTAGCCTTCTCAAAGAACATAGTCCAGAAATGGAAGCTGGGAGCAAATGTGTGGGATTGGAGCTTTCTGGTGATATCCGCAGTAAGAAACGCCATAACCAATATTTTGAAGTTTGTCCATTACATCCCAATAATGACACAATTTCGAGATTCTTTAAAAGACCAAAGGAAGCCGGGAGTTGCATAATACTAGTTCTGTCGGCAATGAATTCCTTTAAAGCCATCATATTTTCTAATTGCTCAGGTAGCTTATCAAGTTTTAAGCAGCCAGCCAAGTTAAGAATTTGAAGAGATTTTAAGTTAGTAGTACTTTCCGGAAGATTCCTTAAGTTCTGGCATCCTTCTAAATTTAGCAAAACAAGTCTTTCTAGATTTCCAATGGACTCATGAAGCTCAATCAAACTTGTGCAGCCTTCAAGTATCAGTATCTCCAAAATTGGGACTTGGGAGAAGTTTGGTGTCTTGGTAAGACATTTGGAATTTTTGAGATTAAGGACTTTCAACCTGTTAAGTATCTGCCAAAACAAAATCgttaaaagagaagaaagaaagttttgaCTTATAAATGGAGAAATAAAAGGAAACGTAAGATTTATTATACTTTGATCTCCTTCCAGACTTGTTTGACATTACTATCCTGCATGTCAAGGATAACAAGGTTCTCTAAATGAAAATTTGATGGTAAAAATTTCAAAGGACACCGATGCCAACAAAGCCATCTTAACCCTTCAAAAAGATGTCTATCGCATCTTGTGAGATTTGCACCATTGATTTGTAGCAATCTCAAATTTTTCATCTTTGCAAATgcttcagtttcaaaatgtacaTCTTCAAGTATAGATAGATTTAGAATGAGACCCTCTACTGCTTCTGATCCCTGGAGAAATAGACAATAGGATTAGTAACACACATTCTCATGTTGCGAACTCCTAGACATTtttgcaataattttttatttttttaaagataacaTTAATGTGATGTAGACATGATTATAAGTACTAATAATGTGATTGCATGCCTTTCTACTATATCCGTTGCTGAAATGATTTAGAATTATCTTTTTATATCTAAGATCATACCTTTATTATATGTTATGTGTATAAACTATTCAAGGAACAATGCATGCtgaattataaaaaaaacatgacaaaactcATGAATACCTATATAACAAGCAtattatgtgtttgtgtatTCAAGTGTTTATGTATGAATGATTAATTATGCTTCTTACCATTTGTTTGTTAAGCACGTGCAAGACATCCTCATGAAACCACAATCTACTACGTTTTCTTAGATCGTTGGATGATCTTTCACGAACAATCTCCCTTCCCATATCTCGAATTAGATCATGCATCCTCAACTCATTTTGGTCATTGATTGTGACAAGAGACCTCTCAATAAGAATATTAATACCACTTTTGGGAAAGAAACCACAACCGTCAAATATTTTGATGGCATAATCTTTGTCCATACCAACAAAGAAACACGCAATATCAAGGAATGTGTTCTTCACATTATCATCATCTAGTGAATCAAAGCTCATTTCCAGTATTTTTTGAATCTGGTTGTTaggatatttttgtaatttttccaatGAATCTTTCCATTCAATAGTGCTTCTTCCAAATAGATTGGAACCCAAAATTTCCAGAGCTAATGGAAGCCCTCCCGCATAATTAACTACACTAATTGAGAGCTCCTTGTAATCTTGTAGTGGATGAGCCATCCcaaaggcatgccaactaaaaAGTTGAAGAGATTCCTCATGATGCAATTCCTCGACCTTATATTTTTCATGTACTCCTAGTATAGTTAACAAATGTTCATCTCGAGTTGTTACAATCACTCTACTTCCTGGACCAAACCATCCAGAGCTTGCAGCTAATGAATTGAGTTGTTTCAAGTGATCAACATCATCAAGGATAAGAAGAACTCTTTTACAATGCAATTTTTCCTTAATCAAATTGATTCCTCTAGCATCATTGGCAATCTTCAAGTTCTTGGTTTTTAAGACTTCAAAAAGAAGTTGTTCTTGTAACTGAACTAAACCATTGGGTTGTTCtgaaatttctttaatattaaaaagaaaactgcTTCCTTCAAACTCTTTATATATTTGGTTATAAACAGCTTTAGCTAAGGTTGTTTTGCCGATTCCACCCATGCCATATATGCCTACAATGTGAACATCATTCGTTCCAAGATTTAATAAACCTTTCATCTCTTCAGTACGATAATCCATACTTATTGGATGTTTGGCAATATCCAAGCAAGCATTCTTCACTTTACTCAAAACttcttcaacaattttctcGATAAACCTTGATTCGTACctgataaatataatttaaaagaaagcaaaagaataaCATGAGCACAAGTAaagtaaatgaagaaaattatatGAGCCATATGTGTCA from Corylus avellana chromosome ca1, CavTom2PMs-1.0 encodes the following:
- the LOC132167511 gene encoding disease resistance protein RPV1-like, which translates into the protein MHIAGFLLLLLEKLIIYSGHSRLLLTHKTQPPFSVKFTASISVSMAAQIRWNYDVFLSFRGEDTRKTFTDHLYTALRNAGICTFRDDDDLPRGEYISTKLRKAIQESKVSIVVFSKGYASSSWCLDELVEIVRCKNSISQTLLPIFYDVNPSDVRKQTGTFAEAFAGHADRFQAEMERVHKWRTALTEAANISGWDLQDVANGYESRFIEKIVEEVLSKVKNACLDIAKHPISMDYRTEEMKGLLNLGTNDVHIVGIYGMGGIGKTTLAKAVYNQIYKEFEGSSFLFNIKEISEQPNGLVQLQEQLLFEVLKTKNLKIANDARGINLIKEKLHCKRVLLILDDVDHLKQLNSLAASSGWFGPGSRVIVTTRDEHLLTILGVHEKYKVEELHHEESLQLFSWHAFGMAHPLQDYKELSISVVNYAGGLPLALEILGSNLFGRSTIEWKDSLEKLQKYPNNQIQKILEMSFDSLDDDNVKNTFLDIACFFVGMDKDYAIKIFDGCGFFPKSGINILIERSLVTINDQNELRMHDLIRDMGREIVRERSSNDLRKRSRLWFHEDVLHVLNKQMGSEAVEGLILNLSILEDVHFETEAFAKMKNLRLLQINGANLTRCDRHLFEGLRWLCWHRCPLKFLPSNFHLENLVILDMQDSNVKQVWKEIKILNRLKVLNLKNSKCLTKTPNFSQVPILEILILEGCTSLIELHESIGNLERLVLLNLEGCQNLRNLPESTTNLKSLQILNLAGCLKLDKLPEQLENMMALKEFIADRTSIMQLPASFGLLKNLEIVSLLGCNGQTSKYWLWRFLLRISPESSNPTHLLPASISGLCSLRRLNLYDCNLSEDGFPIDHGCLSSLENLDIGKNNFLNLPHGIGRLPKLTKLSLKQCTSLQSISELPASLMYLDTSDCTSLETLPNLSHLQSSEVLCFEKCPKLVEFPGIECLEYTADIYRDSGHSLAIIEELTVRYF